The following proteins come from a genomic window of Miscanthus floridulus cultivar M001 chromosome 2, ASM1932011v1, whole genome shotgun sequence:
- the LOC136537077 gene encoding uncharacterized protein produces MSLTVADGGRGSGDGGHRQVFLTLMMTNYTSWSIRVQAIMEEQGWWEVVEPPEGNSAAGAMMEALAGKDKKVRAHFFRCLSDELLMQVAKKKMGKEVWDSLKARFVGAERVKDARLQTLKAEFDALKMKEEETVDEFTGKLTAMSIKYGNLGRTLEDAAMVKKLFDTVPDKFIHVIARIEQFYNLQTLAFDEAVGRLKAFEERTTRRGVGGSRSADGQALLTQAEWEARQKKSGGGESSGGGKSQGGGGRGHGCGRGGGRGGRGGRGESGRENTVRDKSHIKCFKC; encoded by the coding sequence ATGTCGCTGACAGTTGCTGATGGGGGTCGGGGAAGCGGCGACGGCGGGCACCGGCAGGTGTTCCTGACGCTGATGATGACCAATTACACCAGCTGGAGTATCCGGGTGCAGGCGATCATGGAGGAGCAGGGGTGGTGGGAGGTAGTGGAGCCACCGGAGGGAAATTCGGCGGCGGGAGCCATGATGGAGGCGCTGGCTGGGAAGGACAAGAAGGTGCGGGCGCATTTTTTCCGGTGCCTGTCGGACGAGCTATTGATGCAAGTGGCGAAGAAGAAGATGGGGAAGGAAGTTTGGGACTCTCTGAAGGCAAGATTTGTGGGCGCGGAACGTGTCAAGGACGCACGCCTACAAACTTTGAAGGCTGAATTCGATGCgctgaagatgaaggaggaggagaCTGTTGATGAGTTCACCGGGAAGCTGACGGCGATGTCGATCAAGTACGGCAACTTAGGCAGGACATTGGAGGATGCGGCGATGGTGAAGAAGCTATTCGACACCGTGCCAGATAAGTTCATCCATGTCATAGCCAGGATCGAACAGTTCTATAACCTCCAGACTTTGGCGTTCGACGAAGCTGTTGGTCGACTCAAGGCGTTCGAGGAGCGAACCACCAGGCGGGGAGTCGGTGGAAGTCGCTCTGCCGACGGGCAGGCGCTGCTCACTCAGGCGGAGTGGGAGGCACGCCAGAAGAAGTCAGGAGGAGGCGAGAGCTCTGGTGGCGGGAAGTCTCAGGGCGGTGGCGGCCGTGGCCATGGGTGTGGTCGTGGTGGAGGCCGGGGTGGCCGTGGTGGGCGCGGTGAATCTGGAAGGGAGAACACTGTTCGTGACAAAAGTCACATCAAGTGTTTCAAGTGCTAG